A stretch of Corallococcus macrosporus DNA encodes these proteins:
- a CDS encoding imm11 family protein yields the protein MTARYFRLSEDVYAPGRWYLGDPVNEVSVEVEDPWMFSAGRPIQAPGSLRFPIDELGKPLDYSEAGIGGTPIIHVKLATVFAELAPDDVQLFAVDIPGHPEQFSMLVATRLIRCIDDKASREVEYWDPIKHQQPEKAGQYASVAGMRIDPSKVGGAKVFRTWGWKVALIVSEDLKTALERTGGTGMSFTEV from the coding sequence ATGACAGCTCGCTACTTCCGATTGTCAGAAGACGTCTACGCTCCGGGACGCTGGTACCTGGGTGATCCCGTCAATGAAGTCTCCGTGGAGGTCGAAGACCCATGGATGTTCAGCGCGGGGAGGCCCATCCAGGCCCCTGGCTCCCTTCGATTTCCCATCGACGAGCTTGGAAAGCCGCTGGACTACTCAGAAGCGGGCATCGGAGGCACGCCCATCATTCACGTCAAGCTGGCCACCGTCTTCGCGGAGCTTGCACCCGATGACGTCCAGCTCTTCGCAGTGGACATCCCAGGCCACCCTGAGCAGTTCAGCATGCTCGTGGCCACCCGGCTGATCCGCTGCATCGACGACAAGGCCTCCCGGGAAGTGGAGTACTGGGATCCCATCAAGCATCAACAGCCCGAGAAGGCAGGCCAGTACGCCTCCGTCGCGGGAATGCGAATCGATCCATCGAAAGTGGGCGGAGCCAAGGTCTTCCGCACCTGGGGTTGGAAGGTCGCCCTCATCGTCTCCGAGGACCTGAAGACAGCGCTGGAGCGCACCGGCGGCACCGGCATGTCCTTCACGGAGGTGTGA
- a CDS encoding PLP-dependent aminotransferase family protein: MKRSEGPLYGALVDALAADISAGKLRAGDRLPTHRELASTLGASLGTVTRAYAEAERRGLIWSQVGNGTFVRDLREGDRYSPQLDRTRIDLGPTAVPIVPGDVGHLAFAAALRRLGERADLGALSGYQAHAGTGTQRAAGVRWLELAGVPATNEEVLVCSGAQHATLMVLSLLANPGGLLVEDLTYPGVLAAAELLRLPMHPVALDAEGLIPEALAEACRRTQARVLYCTPTNHNPTTTVMPLKRRQALVDVCREFDVTLIENGTLAPLVAKAPAPLAALAPERTYHLTSLSKAVLPALRVGYIRAPVHARLSLEQAAAATVWSGSPLLHELATQWVTDGTAESLRDARRAEAAARQSLAAKALKGHPYVAHASAYFLWMPIPEHRRATGLVEEAAARDVLLGPAHLFSARPGQAPNALRVSLGAAGSREELERGLKTLAELLAAPAPRRLA, from the coding sequence ATGAAGCGCTCAGAGGGTCCCCTCTATGGGGCGCTCGTGGATGCGCTGGCCGCGGACATCAGCGCGGGGAAGTTGCGAGCGGGAGACCGGCTGCCCACGCATCGGGAACTGGCCAGCACGCTGGGGGCGTCTCTGGGCACCGTGACCCGGGCCTATGCGGAAGCAGAGCGGCGAGGTCTCATCTGGAGCCAGGTGGGCAATGGGACGTTCGTGCGCGACCTGCGGGAGGGTGACCGGTACTCGCCCCAGCTTGACCGGACGCGCATCGACCTGGGGCCCACGGCGGTGCCCATCGTGCCCGGGGACGTGGGACATCTGGCGTTCGCCGCCGCGCTTCGGCGGCTGGGCGAGCGCGCGGACCTGGGCGCGCTCAGTGGCTATCAGGCCCATGCGGGCACTGGCACGCAGCGCGCGGCGGGGGTTCGCTGGTTGGAGCTCGCGGGGGTCCCGGCCACCAACGAAGAGGTCCTCGTGTGCAGCGGGGCCCAGCACGCGACCCTGATGGTCCTGTCCCTGCTCGCGAACCCGGGCGGCCTGCTGGTGGAGGATCTCACCTATCCGGGCGTCCTCGCCGCGGCGGAACTCCTCCGGCTGCCCATGCATCCGGTGGCGCTCGATGCGGAAGGGCTGATTCCCGAGGCGCTCGCGGAGGCGTGCCGGAGGACCCAGGCTCGGGTGCTCTACTGCACCCCCACGAACCACAACCCGACCACCACCGTCATGCCCCTGAAACGGAGGCAGGCGCTGGTCGACGTCTGCCGGGAGTTCGACGTCACCCTCATCGAGAACGGCACGCTCGCGCCACTCGTAGCGAAGGCACCCGCGCCCCTGGCCGCCCTGGCCCCGGAACGGACGTATCACCTGACGAGCCTGTCCAAGGCCGTCCTGCCCGCGCTGCGCGTCGGCTACATCCGGGCGCCAGTCCATGCACGGCTGTCATTGGAGCAGGCCGCCGCGGCGACGGTCTGGTCCGGGTCGCCCCTGTTGCATGAGCTGGCCACGCAATGGGTGACGGACGGCACCGCCGAGTCCCTCCGCGACGCGCGCCGGGCCGAAGCCGCTGCCCGCCAGTCCCTGGCCGCGAAGGCGCTGAAGGGCCATCCCTACGTCGCGCACGCCAGCGCGTACTTCCTGTGGATGCCCATTCCCGAGCATCGCCGCGCCACGGGCCTGGTCGAGGAGGCCGCCGCGCGCGACGTGCTGCTCGGCCCGGCGCACCTGTTCTCCGCCCGGCCGGGCCAGGCCCCCAATGCGCTCCGCGTATCGCTGGGCGCGGCCGGCTCGCGCGAGGAGCTGGAGCGGGGCCTGAAGACGCTGGCCGAACTGCTCGCTGCCCCCGCACCCCGCCGACTGGCCTGA
- a CDS encoding YqaA family protein, which produces MPAEPSTLSTWGLPGMFFVAMMAGSVVPVPSEAMLAALIYNGTPPVTATVVATVGNVLGAVTLYILGQWVSRGGGGALGRWVARRREKEGPRMARVEANLRTWGAPALLMAWLPILGDAFVLAGGFVGVRPLPFVVFVTLGKGLRYAFVALSTTAAM; this is translated from the coding sequence ATGCCCGCCGAGCCGTCCACCCTGTCCACCTGGGGTCTCCCCGGGATGTTCTTCGTCGCCATGATGGCGGGCTCCGTGGTGCCGGTGCCCTCCGAGGCGATGCTCGCCGCCCTCATCTACAACGGCACGCCGCCGGTGACGGCCACCGTCGTCGCCACCGTGGGCAACGTGCTGGGCGCGGTGACGCTCTACATCCTGGGCCAGTGGGTGTCGCGTGGCGGTGGCGGCGCCCTGGGCCGCTGGGTGGCGCGACGCCGGGAGAAGGAAGGCCCACGCATGGCGCGGGTCGAAGCGAACCTCCGCACCTGGGGTGCGCCCGCATTGCTCATGGCGTGGCTGCCCATCCTGGGGGACGCATTCGTGCTCGCGGGCGGCTTCGTGGGCGTGCGCCCCTTGCCCTTCGTCGTCTTCGTCACCCTGGGCAAGGGTCTGCGCTACGCCTTCGTGGCGCTGTCCACCACGGCCGCGATGTAA
- a CDS encoding imm11 family protein, protein MAPVIHVKLANILLEHAADDVQLIPVTIPKHPDQYALLVATKLIRCIDEQASEGVRFFGPEHGQPWRIGEYLSVDIMRIDKSKVGNAKIFRPWGWNVALVVSEDLKTALERTGATGMSFTEV, encoded by the coding sequence GTGGCCCCCGTCATTCACGTCAAGCTCGCCAACATCCTGTTGGAGCACGCGGCGGATGACGTGCAACTCATCCCCGTTACCATCCCGAAGCATCCTGATCAGTACGCACTCCTGGTCGCCACGAAGCTCATCCGTTGCATCGACGAGCAGGCATCGGAGGGGGTTCGATTCTTTGGGCCCGAGCACGGTCAGCCCTGGCGGATCGGTGAGTACCTCTCCGTGGACATCATGCGCATCGACAAGTCGAAGGTGGGGAACGCGAAGATCTTCCGCCCATGGGGCTGGAATGTCGCCCTCGTCGTCTCCGAGGACCTGAAGACCGCGCTGGAGCGCACGGGCGCCACCGGCATGTCCTTCACGGAGGTGTAG
- a CDS encoding putative sensor domain DACNV-containing protein codes for MDEPGLQYPGEALRSWLRQFAKTPLAEPTLKLLVVLADTVFFASLGREEGEATRVRIAYHAQGLQGLQAVRETVYVGGQKGKRQAWETLPLEPKSSITDFSVEALVKLAPAAHLPRTAVVVGPREGKLRIQGLARRVEYTEFHAEGEEDVFILHAPEPGHLVVSTQGREVFRYEQGAPVPPGRRVALHDLLFHEDSAVRAALMEMCSTLVESLPKVQPLMGGNREWYVSNAVQGLIRKMAGLHHGGLIALLPKQHDVERFRTRGKYVLPPEQGSLLRQRLQRFVQARADLINGAWQAEAGKAAEEEEDPELKKAAAEHDDKATESDFQALVESIGQFTAVDNALVLGPELEVLCAGYQIAIPRSGPPQVFEARTLQGRPGPHYPISQHGSRHRAAAVFANQHSGAIVFVASQDGPLRCLHRPPGKKKVLLWSLLLTED; via the coding sequence ATGGATGAACCCGGCCTGCAATATCCCGGAGAAGCCCTGCGCAGCTGGCTGCGCCAGTTCGCCAAGACACCGCTGGCCGAGCCGACGCTGAAGCTGCTGGTCGTCCTGGCGGACACGGTGTTCTTCGCGAGCCTGGGCCGGGAGGAAGGCGAAGCCACGCGCGTGCGCATCGCCTACCACGCGCAGGGGTTGCAGGGCCTGCAGGCGGTGCGGGAGACCGTCTACGTCGGAGGCCAGAAGGGCAAGCGGCAGGCGTGGGAGACGCTGCCCCTGGAGCCCAAGTCGAGCATCACCGACTTCAGCGTGGAGGCGCTGGTGAAGCTGGCGCCCGCGGCGCACCTGCCGCGCACGGCGGTGGTGGTGGGGCCGCGCGAGGGCAAGCTGCGCATCCAGGGACTGGCGCGGCGGGTGGAGTACACGGAGTTCCACGCCGAGGGCGAGGAGGACGTCTTCATCCTCCACGCGCCGGAGCCGGGCCACCTGGTGGTGAGCACGCAGGGGCGCGAGGTGTTCCGCTACGAGCAGGGCGCGCCGGTGCCGCCGGGCCGCCGCGTGGCGCTGCACGACCTGCTCTTCCACGAGGACAGCGCGGTGCGCGCGGCGCTGATGGAGATGTGCTCCACGCTGGTGGAGTCCCTGCCGAAGGTGCAGCCTCTGATGGGCGGCAACCGCGAGTGGTACGTGTCCAACGCGGTCCAGGGGCTCATCCGGAAGATGGCGGGCCTGCACCACGGAGGGCTCATCGCGCTGTTGCCCAAGCAGCACGACGTGGAGCGCTTCCGCACGCGAGGCAAGTACGTGTTGCCGCCGGAGCAGGGCTCGCTCCTGCGTCAGCGGTTGCAGCGCTTCGTGCAGGCGCGCGCGGACCTCATCAACGGCGCGTGGCAGGCGGAGGCCGGGAAGGCGGCGGAGGAGGAAGAGGACCCGGAGCTGAAGAAGGCCGCCGCCGAGCACGACGACAAGGCGACGGAGAGCGACTTCCAGGCGCTGGTGGAGAGCATCGGGCAGTTCACCGCGGTGGACAACGCGCTGGTGCTGGGGCCGGAGCTGGAGGTGCTCTGCGCGGGGTATCAGATCGCCATCCCGCGAAGCGGCCCACCGCAGGTCTTCGAGGCGCGCACGCTCCAGGGAAGGCCCGGGCCGCACTACCCCATCAGCCAGCACGGCTCACGCCACCGCGCCGCGGCCGTCTTCGCCAACCAGCACTCCGGCGCCATCGTCTTCGTGGCGTCCCAGGACGGGCCGCTTCGCTGCCTGCACCGGCCGCCGGGCAAGAAGAAGGTGCTGCTCTGGAGCCTCCTGCTGACGGAGGACTGA
- the sitA5 gene encoding AHH domain-containing protein, with the protein MKRLGWALLLGLFVSGCATTRVVRLETDDGERVVVTPREDASSSEARLEVEEFGDAVRTLARDVRPFSHPLRDARALFGLPERSGLFGFQERTRRIIPLGEDEARDLRLMDASDDLTRGYKQWCGQRREQAGDCLRLLDEGPLLGSDGRYALAMAIAMDSVWRETAEALEGMASPQAVMATMTSTVTMYLLLWAMPEPVSKGLAALLTATAIAYLGVDTVWRILDGWMTLVRHVDRATTFVQVRDAGEVYGAVLGKNAARVFVMLTAAALGNTAGLAMKAPTLPGSAQAAVAVETQAGLQYMSLGGVRSVAMTAEGFTIALAPNAVAMSSRPGKPQRHHLATIRNEKSAKNGGPWTPLFRRIFKRAGMELKDPENIVEVPGHRGPHPAEYHQLVYDRLRQATSECRSVEACREALTGVLKILAEQAKTRGTELNRLLIRGP; encoded by the coding sequence ATGAAGCGGCTGGGCTGGGCGCTGCTGTTGGGATTGTTCGTGTCAGGCTGCGCGACGACGCGGGTCGTGCGGCTGGAGACTGACGACGGAGAGCGGGTCGTCGTCACGCCCCGGGAGGACGCGTCCTCTTCCGAGGCACGGCTGGAGGTGGAGGAGTTCGGGGACGCCGTGAGGACGCTCGCGCGGGACGTGCGGCCGTTCTCGCATCCGCTGCGGGACGCCCGGGCGTTGTTCGGCCTGCCGGAGCGAAGCGGCCTCTTCGGCTTCCAGGAACGGACTCGGCGGATCATCCCGTTGGGCGAGGACGAGGCACGGGACCTGCGTCTGATGGATGCGTCGGACGACCTGACCCGCGGCTACAAGCAGTGGTGCGGCCAGAGGCGCGAACAGGCGGGGGACTGCCTGCGCTTGCTGGACGAAGGGCCATTGCTGGGAAGCGATGGCCGCTATGCGCTAGCGATGGCCATTGCGATGGATTCGGTCTGGCGCGAGACGGCGGAAGCCCTGGAGGGCATGGCGAGTCCCCAGGCCGTCATGGCCACGATGACCTCCACCGTGACGATGTACCTGTTGCTCTGGGCCATGCCGGAGCCGGTGTCCAAGGGGCTCGCCGCCTTGCTCACCGCCACGGCGATTGCGTACCTGGGCGTGGACACGGTGTGGCGCATCCTCGACGGGTGGATGACGCTGGTGCGCCACGTGGACCGGGCGACCACGTTCGTCCAGGTGCGTGACGCGGGCGAGGTCTACGGAGCGGTGCTGGGCAAGAACGCAGCGCGGGTCTTCGTGATGCTGACGGCCGCGGCGCTGGGCAATACGGCGGGGCTCGCGATGAAGGCCCCGACCCTGCCGGGGTCCGCGCAAGCAGCGGTCGCGGTGGAGACACAGGCGGGCCTCCAGTACATGTCGCTCGGAGGCGTGCGCTCCGTGGCAATGACGGCCGAGGGCTTCACCATCGCCCTCGCGCCCAACGCGGTGGCCATGTCATCGCGCCCCGGGAAGCCTCAGCGTCATCACCTGGCCACGATTCGCAACGAGAAGTCCGCGAAAAATGGCGGCCCGTGGACCCCACTCTTCCGGCGCATCTTCAAGCGAGCCGGTATGGAGTTGAAGGATCCGGAGAACATCGTCGAGGTCCCAGGCCACCGGGGGCCTCATCCCGCCGAGTACCATCAACTCGTCTATGACAGGTTGAGGCAGGCTACTTCCGAGTGCCGCAGCGTGGAGGCATGCCGCGAAGCCCTGACGGGCGTCCTCAAGATCCTCGCCGAGCAAGCCAAGACGCGAGGTACGGAACTCAACCGATTGCTGATCCGAGGCCCATGA